A segment of the Denticeps clupeoides chromosome 2, fDenClu1.1, whole genome shotgun sequence genome:
CGAAAAGAAGCCGAACGGAGACGTTTAGTAAGGACGTTGCTTTGCTTGGCTGTTTCGTGAATGGAGCGGTGAGGGTGCGAACGCTCACTGTTGTGCGTAACGCGTCTGTATTTGCCCAGGAAGCAGAGCTCCCGCTTCTTCTGCGTGACGATCTGCTGGTCCTCGGCCCTCAGGCCTTCGGGGTGGCGGGAGAACACGAAGGAGTAGCCGTCCAGGCAGGTTCCGTCGGTGTCCATCTGTCGGCAGGAGTAGTGGATGGCGTAGTTCTTGTAGTCGGTGTGAACGACCCAGTGGTCGTCATCTGTATGGGGGTGACAACAGGGCCGGAGTTCACGTTACTTTCACACGAACCTATGCACATTTcacatggtagtagcctagtgggtagcacacacgtctatgaaccagaagtgtccctgagcaagacacttagggacagggacagggactgtccctgtaacaactgattgtaagtcactctggataagggcgtcaataccgtaaatgtaaatgtcacaaatgtaacATCCTTACATCCAGACTGCAGGTAGGAAGCCGCTCCCCAGTACTTCATCTTGAACTTGGCGGGGTCCACGGTGTCCTCGAAAGTGCCGAACATGTTAGCGCATATCTCCCAGTTGCTGAGGGCAACAAAGAAAGGAAATGGCAAGGTCGT
Coding sequences within it:
- the rbp4 gene encoding retinol-binding protein 4, which gives rise to MFRILVTLCVLAVSWAQDCQVENIQVMQNFDKTRYTGTWYAVAKKDPSGLFLLDNIIANFQVDDSGVMTATAVGRVIILNNWEICANMFGTFEDTVDPAKFKMKYWGAASYLQSGYDDHWVVHTDYKNYAIHYSCRQMDTDGTCLDGYSFVFSRHPEGLRAEDQQIVTQKKRELCFLGKYRRVTHNNFCQTSTESQK